DNA sequence from the Rhizoctonia solani chromosome 14, complete sequence genome:
CTACCGAGCGTTTTCCCAAAGATGATCGACGAACTTAGGAGTGCAAGCAACCGACTTCGAGCAGCACTCGATCACTACGTCCGTATCTGTTCCCAAGTCCAAGACGTCTGTTTACAAGGGCTTGACCCAGAAAACGTGACCTCTGACTATATTGAGCAAGTCGACCGGGAACTAGGTCTTATTGAGTCCTATGACGTGAAAATGCAGCTTGCCAAAACGGCAATCAAGGTCACCCGTAATTACGCGCTCGACGCCGTTCCTATCAACCGTTTCCCGATTGAACTTCTTGGGCGCATATTCGAAATGGCTCGCGACGTCGAGCCCCGTTGCATAGACGAAGTGGTTCTCGTTTGTTCCCGGTGGCGCAATATTGCTCTCGCTATTCCTTCACTTTGGACCCGCATCGATCTACACCCCTCGTTATGTAAATCGTTTTACCCTTCGCTCAACCGCGCTCAATCACATATCTCCCGCTCGAGTACGCTACCGCTAGATATTCACATTTCGGCCTTGCCGGAACCGAGTCCGAATGGCTTATGTACAACGGAGGGATACCATGAAAACTCGATGGTGGGCTTATGCGCAGTTGCTGCACCCCGTGTGGGATCTTTGGAGCTCAACTTGCAGGAATTCAACCTCAACGATTTGTCGAATGCAAATTATCCCGCAATCGCTAGCCTCTTTTTGAAGTGCAGCCCTGGTTCGTTCACTAAGATCGTTACTTCTTGCGGATTTTTTGGATTTTTTGTCCCGGATCGCGAGCAGACGAACGCCGGAATGTGGACAATGAAACTACCGGTAGAGCATGCCCATCTTGAAACTGTATTGGCCTCTGTAAACGTATTGGACCTGACTGGGCTCTATCCCCCTTGGACAAGTCGGGCGTACCATGACCTTGTCGAGCTGCGGTTAACTGGCTCATCTGTAGGTCAGAGTTCGATCCCCGAGTGGCAGCTCATCAACATTCTCAAGTCCAGTCCCAAACTCCGTGTTTTGTTGAGTAACATAAATGTTACTTCTCGAATAGCAGAATATTTGGATGTCTCCGTATCCCTTCCCGATCTTGAGATGTTACAAGTTGATGCTGAGCCGGTTCAGGAGAACAAGTTTGGGCACCTTGAATTAGTCAGGTTTATTGTGCCCGGCCCCCGGCCACTGAACTTGGTCTTGCAGTGTGCCGACATGCAGCTCTCAGAATCGTCCTGGGAACACACTAAGGCGTTTCTTGAGCGCGCAAACGTAGAGAAGCTTTATTTGGACTCGGTCCGTCATCCTCTTAGCATACTCCCCTCAACCCCTCACCTCAAGACCTTGATTTTGGCACATTGCATGTCTTTCCCCTTGGACCAGCCAGAACCTGTTGAAACTTCTGGCCAACAAGACGCTGACTCAACTATGTACCCCCGACTAAACCTCTGTGCTGTAGTAGACAGCCCATTGTCGTTGAACGAATTCAAGCCTTTAGCCCAGCATTGCAGAGTCCGCTCTCTGAGAGTTTATCGAAACCGCTTTTATAGGGACATTCAAACTGACAGGCAAGAAATTGATACAGAAACTGTCATGAGGGAACTTTCAGAAGCGTGTCCAGACATCAAGATTGCACATGACGTACAGATAGCCTTACGGTTTGGGGACCTTGCATTCAATTATGACTTTTGCGTAAGTAATAACATTTAACTTTCGTTCTGGCTCTGATTCTGACTTATTACTGACAACCAGTGATAAAAATTTGTCAATGATTCCTGCCTAATTATTTATTGTGTGGCCTCTTGTTTGTGTACACGGATGCCTCAGCATGAGTTTTACAACGTTGCAATGTAGACCAGATATTATTGTATTGTTGGCCTTTCGTGACCTTCTACTGGGAAGAGATCGAGGTAGCCCGCGGTGTACTATAATACCATTTAGATTTAACCCAGTTGATTGCTTTTTTCGGCCTGGCTAGAGAGGATAATGGGAGTGCACATACTTTGCTCTTTTGGTCGTTTAAGTACACGAAAAATAAAAGCATGTATAGCAGGAACTTAACTATCGTCAGCGTACAATCTACCTCTTGAGCTCGGAAGGAATGCATAAAATATAGAGAA
Encoded proteins:
- a CDS encoding F-box-like protein codes for the protein MIDELRSASNRLRAALDHYVRICSQVQDVCLQGLDPENVTSDYIEQVDRELGLIESYDVKMQLAKTAIKVTRNYALDAVPINRFPIELLGRIFEMARDVEPRCIDEVVLVCSRWRNIALAIPSLWTRIDLHPSLCKSFYPSLNRAQSHISRSSTLPLDIHISALPEPSPNGLCTTEGYHENSMVGLCAVAAPRVGSLELNLQEFNLNDLSNANYPAIASLFLKCSPGSFTKIVTSCGFFGFFVPDREQTNAGMWTMKLPVEHAHLETVLASVNVLDLTGLYPPWTSRAYHDLVELRLTGSSVGQSSIPEWQLINILKSSPKLRVLLSNINVTSRIAEYLDVSVSLPDLEMLQVDAEPVQENKFGHLELVRFIVPGPRPLNLVLQCADMQLSESSWEHTKAFLERANVEKLYLDSVRHPLSILPSTPHLKTLILAHCMSFPLDQPEPVETSGQQDADSTIRQPIVVERIQAFSPALQSPLSESLSKPLL